TAAAGTATCGTTCCTAGAGCACCCAGGGATCAAAGAAAATAAACTGGTTGCCGAGGAAGGCAAACAAAAGGGGGGAAGTAAATGCAAATTCAAGCTAAGGCATGGAGATTTCTATCCCTAACAAATATTTACTTGGTCCAATAATCAAGATGGTCATATTTTTGTTGTATTAGATAGAGTTCTCATTTCTGTGAGTTGGAATGCTCATTTCCCTATCTTCTTTGGTGGCTTTTCCTAGGGCAGGGAGTGATCACACTCCTTTAGTTCTAGACACCGGTGCCAGGAAAAAATTCTCCACCAAGATGTTTAGATTTGAGAAGTTTTGGTTATCTCAACCTGGATTCAGTGAGCTAGTGCCTAATGTTTGGAATACTGAGTCGAATGCTACTTATGGTATTGAGAACTGGCAATTTAAAGTTAGACTCCTTAGAAATGCGATTAAAGGGTGGAGTATTAATATTAAAGTTGGCACTAAGAGAAAGAAGAAGGCTCTCATTATGGAGTTTGACATTCTTGGTGTTTTCTTCTGAAAAAAATTCCTTAAACAATGAGGAGATGGATAGAATGAAAGTAATTAAAAAGGAACTAGATGAGAAATGGGAAATTGAGGAAACTACCTTGTCGCAAAGGTCCAGAGATAGAAAAAAATTGGAAGGGGTCGCAATAACTCTTATTTTCACTCTCTAGCTAATTATAGGCACAGGAAAATTCATTTGGCCACCCTTGTGGGTGGAAATGGTCATGTCTCTTCAACTTCTGACATGCTTGATATGGCTACTTCCTTTTATAAGAAATTGTTTGCTTTCGAACCTGCCATTCATCTAGGGATAGGGTTCTGGAATGATTTTGATCTTGTTTCTGTGAGGAGAATGAATTATTGGAAAGACCCTTTTCTAAAAGTGAGATTAAGGAGGCTATTATGAGCTCTTATGCACTCGGTGCTCCTGGCCTGATgggttttcctttctgttttatcaAACATTTTGAGACCTGATTAAGAATGATTTTATGGCTCTGGTGAGAGAttttgataattgttctttgaataTTTATCGTCTTAAAATTGCTATTATCACTTTGATCCATAAAGAACCTAATGATAAGGAAATGAAGAAGTTCCGTCCTGTTCATCTTAATAATTGCGTTGTCAAGATTTTTACTAAGGCCATGACTACCAGGGCCTCTCCTATTTGTGATAGGCTTATATCTCCAAACCAAACTACCTTTATTAAAGATAAATTTATTCTTGAGTGTGGTTATGGCTCATGAAGTTCATATGACTGGCTGTAGTGGCTTGATCTTGGaacttgattatgagaaggcttatGATAGAGTGAGTTGGGATTTCCTTGTGGAAATGCTCACTTCTAGAGgttttgggagtagatggattgggtgGATTTGTAGTACTCTCTTTCAAAGTTCCTTATGTATGAGAATTAATGATACTAATGGACcttacttggggggggggggtaaatgtcTCAAACAAGGGGACCCTCTTTCTCCTCTACTTTTCAATTTGGTGGTTGATGTCTTTTCTAAGATGTTGATCAAAGATTTTAATCATAATTTGACTATTGTTCTACTTCCACATGTTGTTCCTAGAGGCTGATTAGtttgcaatatgctgatgacaccatcGTGTTCCTTCAATTATATTGAGCAGGCTGGGAATTTAAAATGGATGTTGTCATGTTTTGGATAGCTTTctagtatgaaaattaattttcataaaatTGATCTTGATACCCTTCATGTGGAGGATCGATGATGTTGACAATGGTTTTGCACAAATTTTATGTTTCAGATTAGAGCTTTCCCCTCCAAATATTTAGGTATTCCTTTGCATTATAAAAGTTGAGGAGGGAAGATTTCCAGCCTACTATTGGTAGGATCATTAAAACAACCTAGTTGGCTTGGTAGAGACCTTTTTTTACAGGGGTAAGCTCATATTTATTACTACCTGCATTGCCAACATCCCTACTTAACTCATGTCTATGATCAAGTTCCCCAAATGGGTCATTAGAGCTATTACCTCTCAGATGGCACACTTTTTGGGGGCAATATAGGTGATGATCACAAATATCATTTAGCTAATTAGGGACTTGTGTCTAGGTTGAAAGATTGGGCTTGGGGCATGCTTGCTTCTTGGAGAAAAATATATTTTGATGGTCGCCCTAATGACTGGATACCCTCGTTAATTTTAAATATAATAGTGGAAATCCAAACCTGCTTTGGTTTAAGACTAGGCTTGGTTCTCCTTTTTGGAAAGGGGTGACTTGGGTATTATCTTGTGCTAAGGTTTTCTATTGATGGAAACTTGGGAATGGCCAAAAGATTGCCTTCTAGCATGACGCCCGGTGCGGTGATTGTTCAATTATGACTAGTTTTTGGGACTTGTTTCAATCTGCCAACAACAAGATGCTACTTTTAGTTTGTTAGCCAATTATGGGACTGTATTGAGCTGAAATTTACTTTTAGAATATTTGTGGATGAGAAATTATTTGCTAGATGGTTTGAACTGATTACTTGCATTAAAATAGTTTCCTTTAGATCTGAGGATGATGCTCCTACTTTTTTTTGCGTGAGAAACTTCCAGTCTatccatcttcaatcatggcagtacaaagaacaCAGAGGTAATAAAAATGCTCCTATTTGGTTACTTGAACAATCTGGTATTTATTTAGTTAAGTCCTTTTATAAGATGATCGATTGGGGGGGATGACCATGATCATAAAGGCTGTATTTGGAAGATTAAAACTCCTCCAAATATTCATGTCTTCTTGTGGCTTATATATAACAATAAAAGTTTGACTAGGGACAACTTAGCGAAGAGACGCCATGTGGCTGATCCTACCTATGTTTTCTATTGTAAACTAGATAGCATTCAACATTTATTTTTGTAATGTATTGTGGCTACCAAAATGTGGGAGACTATTGCTNNNNNNNNNNNNNNNNNNNNNNNNNNNNNNNNNNNNNNNNNNNNNNNNNNNNNNNNNNNNNNNNNNNNNNNNNNNNNNNNNNNNNNNNNNNNNNNNNNNNNNNNNNNNNNNNNNNNNNNNNNNNNNNNNNNNNNNNNNNNNNNNNNNNNNNNNNNNNNNNNNNNNNNNNNNNNNNNNNNNNNNNNNNNNNNNNNNNNNNNNNNNNNNNNNNNNNNNNNNNNNNNNNNNNNNNNNNNNNNNNNNNNNNNNNNNNNNNNNNNNNNNNNNNNNNNNNNNNNNNNNNNNNNNNNNNNNNNNNNNNNNNNNNNNNNNNNNNNNNNNNNNNNNNNNNNNNNNNNNNNNNNNNNNNNNNNNNNNNNNNNNNNNNNNNNNNNNNNNNNNNNNNNNNNNNNNNNNNNNNNNNAGGAAGAATGTTGTTGTTATCAACTTGATTACATCGCCTTGTGGAGCTTATGGTTGCTATGAAATGAATTTGTTTTCAGGGCCACTCTTGGCGAAATCTTtatttaataatatggctgcatgcatcactctaatgcagaggccgggggttatcctccttttcaaaaaaaaactcctTGCGAAGTCTGAAGTGTGTCCTAGACATGATAGGATGTTTTGTGCGTCAATGGAGGGTGCTTTGCAACGGTGCTCAAGCTTCACTGCTTCTCGAATGTCTGCACCTATCATAATCGAGGGGGAGCTCCTGAAAGTAGCGTGGGTCGGCTCTATGATATGCCACTCTTCTGGTGGTTAGCATTGTGTGCTTCTGATGTATATCTATGGCTTCCTTCCTGTTGAGTACCTATCAGACTGCTTGCTAGTTTTCGTTAAAACATTGTAATAAGTCCATTGCAGCTACTTCTGGGTGTGACTGAGAGCATTTCAAACGTTGTAGTCTGGCAGTTTGTCTCCGCTTTAATAAAATGTTTGGGCGGGGGGAAACCCCTTTGGTTCAAAAAAAAAATATCAAGCTAAGGAGGGACTGGCAAGACGCTTATCCTTGGATCACTGTCTCTTTTTGTTCTCTTCGTTATTCTTAATTGGCGATTTTACTGACAGTGAGGCAAAATTTTACTGATAGTGAGGCAAAATAGTAGACCGTGAAGAGGACAAAAGTATGAATATTAGAGTTCAAGAAAGCCCATTAGCCATGCAGGAGATTTAAGTGAACTTTGTTGTGCTATGTAAGAAGAATGTACAAGGCCTCCCGTGTCGCTCTCGCGGGCGGCTCGGGAGAAACCCCAGCCGCCGCCGACAGCCACCCTcgcctcccccctcctcctcctgccGCCGCCGGAGGGCGTCCCTGGGCAAAGCCctaggcgccggcgccggcggggacGGCTCTCCCTCCTCTTCTCCAGGCGTGGCGGCGCGGGACGCTGGCCGGCGACGGGGACTCGTGGGCGGTCGGGGGCGCGCACCGGCAGTGGTGGCGCAGTGCGCCGGCGCGAGCCGCGCGGAGGCGTGGGCAGCTGGGTCTCCAAGGATCCGACGCCGCTCTGCCCAGGGGAGCTCCAGATCCCGCTCCCTTCGGACGGCGGCCCGTTCCCTTGGCCGGCGGTCCCCGCGGCCGCGACTGGGGGCTGGTGGCGTAGGTGGGTGTGGTGGTCAATGCAGCGTGGTGAGCAGGCCATGGCGGTGCCTGGTGACTGCCATGCCTGGTCTGGGTGCCTCTCTTCGCCCAGATCTGGACCCCTCTGGGGCGGTGGCTCGCACGGCTGGTGCTCTCCATGGTTGCGGCTGGGGGGTCGGTGGTGGCTGCTGTCGGCGGGGTAGGCGTGTGGTGGTGTGGTGTTGTGGCCGGCGGTGAGGGGTTGGGCGCAGGTGGCAGCCGAGACAGAACCAACTCTGTCTGTGCAGGTGCTCGAGGTGAGCGGCTGTGTTTGCGGATGACTCTTGCTGGACCAAGCGGGGACGCTTGCCGTGGACTGGCAGGAGAGGGGAAGGTCTAGCGCTGCCGGACTCGGTGGCCGGCGTTTGCGGAGTCGGCCGGGCTGGGATGCTTCGGGCGAAAGCCTATTGCCGACCTCGTCGGCAACGATGATGACGACGTCTCCTGGCGCCGTGTCCCTTCGTGAAGGCATCATTGGGGAGCTACCGTTGCCGGCTATTTCTCTGTGTTTCGGGCGAAAGTCTCAGATCCTTCTCTGGATCGGACGACGACGACATCTTCAATGTTGTTTCCCTCTTGGGGGCGTCGTTTCAGGAACCAGGGATCCGCGGTTGGTTGTCTGATGTCTGGGCTGGAGTGTTGGTTCAGGTTGCTGGTTTGTAGGGCGGTGGCGGTGAGGTGCTCTGTGATGGCGACCAGTACCTTGGTCATCCTATGCTGATGGTTGACCTCTCTTTTTGGGGCTCGTGGCGGCGGTAAGGTCTCGGTTTTCGGCACCCTTCGATGGCTTTTGAGGTTTGGTGGCCCGCGGAGTGCTATGGTTCTCTCTATTTGTGATGGTGGCCGTGGTGTCGCTCAGAGGAGGTGTAGGGCTATCTCGGCGGAAAATTGCCCTTCGGCACGGTCTGTGGCTTTCTCTGCCGCGACGTTCCTAGGCAGCAGGATGCTCTTCGATGGTGGCTACGATCTCCTAGCTCTTCAAGGTGCAGAGATCGCATGTAGCAGGCAACTTCTTCTCTACGTCTTCTCGGTGGCGGATGTCCTTTCAACGGATCCAACAAAGCTAGTTCCCGCTCTTCTCGGTCCACTGATGGTGATGGATGCTAAGTTCTTGGTGTTGGCTGCTTGTCATAGCTCGCTTCTGGTTCTTTTTCTGTTGTTCCTTGTTCCATCTTGTATTCTGTTGTTCCTGGTTCCTTCTCCTATGTGTCGGGTGATATCTGTTGTAACTGTCGTGTTGTATCTCAGTCTTATCTATAATGAAAATAGTTCAGGCTGGTGTAAGCCCGCCGTAGCATCgtcaaaaaaaaaaagaatgtacaaggaacgatagcaCTCTGCCTTAGACCGTGAAGAGTACAAAAGTATGAACAGTAGGGTTTTGCTGATGCATGATCAATGCTCCTTTGAACTGTCCTATGGTTTTCCAGCATCTGCGTTGGGCTCTTTTGCCATCTGCGGCAGCCAAGCCTCTACACTTGACATTTGTTCCAAGTGAACTACGGTTGCTGAAACCTTGACAAATCAGGCAGTGTTTTCAACATCCATCCGTTTACGTTCTCAGCGATTGTTTTCCCGTAGCGATCGTATGAGGAACTCAGAAATGTGTGCCTCGAATAGCATTTGAAGACAGGCCAGTTTATGGTGCAATTTTGAAATGCCAAATTCTAAAGGTTGCAGATACTGCTTCAGAAAAAGTAAGTACTACTCCCACTACAAGCACCGAACACAAAATAATTTTCTCATGCCGACATAATTTGTGCTTCAAAGAAGCAAATGCCAGCAATGCACAGTTTTTCTAACGcaatacttcaaaatccacatgccCGAGAGCTCCAGCCAAACGAGCATAACATCATCATCACGCTGAACACCACGGCCACAGCCATACAGCCAAGGCGCGGGGAACTTCAAACTTACGAGTTTTAGTACATGAGGACATTACGCATAACAGATTTTCATCGCCATCTCCAgatcagctactccctccgttcggaattacttgtcttagaaatggatgtatctagaactaaattacatctagatacatcgatttctacgacaagtaattccgaacggagggagtactttctaaAGCCCTAACGCATATTGTCTTGATATGCACAAGCAGTATATTATTCTCAAATCAGATTGTTTTACTGCGGTAGACTGTCCTTGGTGCACAGAACCTGGCCTTGTTGTGAGGATTGCTTCGCAGGGTTCAGTTCATGGCCTTGTAGCACCTGAACGCTGCGAACACGGTTGCAGCAGAAGCAACAACAGCAAGAGTGGTGTAGGTGTCGGACCTGTCCCAGGTCTCGAACCAGGTGGGCGTCCGGCAAATCTTCATGCGCCCCTTCTTGCTGGCAGCACCGTTTTCTTTGTCACTCTCTGTCGTAGAGCTCTTGTGGTTCTGCTCAGCTGGAATGTTCTTATCCTGTTTTGCTTCTGGCACATCACTTTGGCAGCAGGTTAACCCTCCTCCATTGCCCTGGCAGCATCCACCTGCAGGTGCAGGGTTGCAAGCAGCACCGTTGGTTCCATTTGCTTCAGGGGATTCTTTGGCGCTTGATTCTTCCTCAGTCAGGCCATTCGTCGCGTGCCTAAGCTCCAGAGCTTTCTTCTGCTGCTCTTCAGACAAACCCAACTGGCCCCTGCAAGGTAGGATAGCACGTGTAAGAACCACACTTCAAACTTCAAAGAGGGGTATCGCTCTATGGAGCAAATATTGGGCAAAAGATCAATTAAACATGAACAAGACATATCAGGGCTTTATACAACATTTGCGAAACAAGATCACAATCTTTGTTATTTGTTCGATTGCAATGAGATTGATGACAGAAACgacattttcaaatttctgaagtcACTCAAAATAAATAATCGAGGGCATCAAAAATACAACACAGTATCCTTGTGTGGCATCACACGAGCAGAATAGTTCATGGAAATGCGTGCTTCAACATAATTCATGAAAACTACACAGGGAGTAAAAACTACCTACAACATGCTGCCTAGATGCTTGCAGTCTGTAGTCTTTAACTTGGCTTACTTTACCATAATAATGCTCAAGAAAAAGAAACATCAGTGACACGTTTTCATCGCTGTATCTTCCCATAACTCAAGATTATGTTACTTGAAGTAACCAGTCATTTGGAAACAGATTAACCAGTGCTGTAGACACTGGCGGAGGAGCCCAATGGGCAAGGTGTGGCAGCCGCCACACCTTGATTCAGCACCAATTTTTTTATACGTAAGCATACACCTTTTCTTTGCGAGAATACCTAAGCATATACTACTTGTCGGTTTTTGATCACACTAGATCGATTCACCCAAGCAAAGCTAGATGGAAGCACACAAATTTTTTCGTACTAGAACACACACAATGCGGTTTTTATAATACTATCAGATTATAAATCAGGCGCAGAATCTATAATGTATAAGCATGTCATTGTCAGGGTCCAGATACAACAGCAACAGAGAAGGACGCAGAACTGAAGATGTTGATAGTACCCAACGACGCTATACAACATAGATACAATAAAAAATGATGGGTTAAATACTACAAATATCATCTTCGGTCACAATTAGCCCATGTAATAATTAGAAGGGGAAGTATACCTCCATAGATGGCCCACAATCTCTCCTTGTCCGATATGTTGACGCAGTAACACAGGCACATCATCAGGAGCAACATAACCATACCTAGAATTAGAAAGACAGTAATCAATAACTGGATTATGATGAGGTATAATCAAAACAGAGTACGCTACAGGAAGGTATTGAGATTATTGGTGCACAACAATGTAGATTTTATGATAGCTTCGGGTTCTTACCAATGACCAGTCACTTCTCCCTTGGCATCTGGACTGAATATGATGACATTTCCTGCATACTTGTGACCTCCAACGTGTGAGCATGCACTAACAGCCACCTGACCATCAAGACCTTGTCCTTCAATCTCTTCCTTGAACCTTGTAATCAGAGCAGGACCGCAAACACCACACCTTTTATCCCTGCTTCCATGGCAGCAGACAAAAACAAAGGAACCTTTTATAGCCTCAGGAGATCCAGGAAGCCATTCAGTATCTTTCACGAGTACTTCTTCCACAAAGTTGTCGACATCAAGGTGGGTCAGCTCTCTGCAAACAACACAACACATATTGAAGAAAACAATCAGTTGACTCATGTATTCCATTACCTAACAGTAGAAAGGGAAAGGCTACATGTTTATTTCTTTCCAGCCTTGCAGGTACCTGTATCGGATCATATCAGGAAAGATCAACACGTCTCCAAGAGATGACTCAGTGCCATCTCCTCCTTCACAAATTGTCAGTTTGGTCTGAGAAAAGTAAAATAGACCATTCATTAGCAATAAAAAACAAACACATGGGAAAGTCTTGTCAAGTAAtctaattattattattataaggtGTCGTGTGCTTCCGTAAGCACAAGTCACATTGCTGAACCATTGGATCACATTAGGATCAGACACATGCACATCTCAGAACTAATTAAAAAGGAAGGGAAACTGACATGCCTTAACAAAAATAATCAGACaactttcaaaaataaaataataagaaGAACACCAGCCAAAGTATACATACTGAACTTAAAAGTGAATATAAGAAGAAAAGTACATAAGGGGGTAAACTGGCGAAGTGTATATGAAGAAGAACATAAGGCTACTAGCTTAGAAAGATTAATAATATTGAACAATAACACTCCAGATTCCCAGAAGTTGTACAGTTACGAAACAGTGACATACTATCAGAAGAACATACACTTACTAGTTAGTTTGACATGCTTTTCATTAACTTTGTAATATGTACCAATATCTTTATATGGTGTAACTGCAATTTTTTAGTGTTGTCCTACCATCCAATACCAAGGAGCAAAGACCACATAAAGGAATAAAGAAGCGGAACTTCTGCATTCAAATGCACCATACAAATCATGCACGTACACCTATACAAAAAGAAAAGGAATCGGGCAGTACTTTTCTGATTCTAGTAATATCAACTCCATATATCACATGATCAATGTTCCataacatatactccctctgtcccacaatataagacgtttttgtagtTTCAAATTGaagtgcaaaaacgtcttatattatgggacagaggtagTACTTTACAGATCATGTGATCAATGTTTCATAACTTCAGCTCCATGTATTGCGCTATGTGGATAATATAAAGACAAAAAAAAGAGCAAGCTCTTTGTCCTCTGCACATACATATATGattacaaaagtgcatgatgatgaACTCTAGCCAATACTGATGGCAAGCAAGTAACATAGCAAAGGATGCAATCAAATAATGAAATAACATCTAAACAGGAACAAACTGAGCCTAAATTTGAACCAAAATAATTCCCTATTTTTATATGCCTACAAAGATAGGATAACAGGATATACAGACATCAGCCAAGCCACCAAAAAAGTACAGCGTGTGGATTTAAAACAAGCCATATAATCAGAGCCAGATGGGCCAGAAAACCATATGAAACTGCTACAATGAGTCAAGGAACCATACAATTGGATACACAAATTCGTGAACAAAATCCACATAGCGCAATAAGTAAATTGAGAACCCGCCGATTTTATTAACACTGGAAATGGAACCAGATACACGAATTCGTGAACAAAATCCATTATATGCAGTGAGAATCCAACAAAATGACGTTGCGAGTCAAATAATTGGATAGAGTGATCCAATCACCCAAAGCATACCAAACACGTCAACAAAAACACCGAATCACCACCGAAATTCGACTCGCATGGCCCATGTGTACACGCTAGAGTGTGTGGATTCCGAGATAAGTTCAAACCCGAAGAGCACAGTAGTTGAAATTGAAACAGCAACAAGATGATAAGTACAGAGACCCCAATCTACAAACATAACTGACACGAAATAGTAAGCATACCAACACAACTAATCACCATAATTAAGCGAGTTCTACTGGCTAATTCAGAAACAATAAACTGAAACAAGAGCACTCGGAAACTAAATACACTAATCGCAATCGGATCGACTGATTAGCTTTAAGGGTCGCGATCTCCTGCAGCTTCAGGAACCCAGCACCACCATACGCAGTGCTAGCctaatactagtactagtagcagctAAATCCGACGCTCGGAGCGACCAGCAAGCAGTTCCCACTCCCAACAACCAAAATAAAATAACACTACCAGAGCAGAAGCATACCAATACCACGTCACAACTCAAAATCAGCCAATTACGAGCAaaccgagagggagagggagaagaaatGCTCACGCTCTTCTTCAGATTGGGCTTGCGGGCCTTGATGGCGGCGGCGAGGTGCCGGGGGAGGTGGTCGGACTCGGAGGCCTCGACGTGGGACGGCCACTCCTCAGGGCCCTTGTAGCAGAGGAACACGTGGCGCTCGTGGAAGCCGACCGTCCCGGCGAGCTTCTCCTTACCGAGCTCCGCCCGCTGGAACCCGAACTCCTTGTCCaggtcgggggcggcggcggcggggagggtcGCGTCCGGCGCGAGGAGGGCGTCGCCGGCGGAGGCCGCcgtgggggaggagggggaggggtcggccatgaggagggggaggaggctgtGCTGCAGCAGTCGCCGACGGCTTGGCGAAGGGAGGACCGGCGGAAATGGGATTTGCTTGGAGAGTTTGGGGAAAATGGAAAGCATCTCGGGTTTTATGGGTGGAGTTGTTCTTGCGGGAGGGGAAAAGGAGGCCCCACTGAGAGCGTATGTGGGTCCGGCTCGCCAGTGAGGTTTGGGTTTCGTGCTTAGCGATCGTGGGGCCCACGCTAGTGATAGCGGTCAGCTAAACAGCTGGAGTTTCCGTCTTCTCCTTCCTTTACCGTGGCCCTGGGTATGGAACTCTGCAAGTCATGTTTTGCCATTAGTGTCTGTGAGCGGAGCACATCTGTCAGGGAGCGTGgttagttttctttcgaggatgacAGTTTCATTTAGTTTTTctataaatttcaaaaaaaaacaataTATAGTTTTTCTACAAATGCACTGTAGAACTTTTCAACGGTACTAGATAATTGCTCGTGTGTTACGACGGGTATATATATTCTAGTATGTTAGCTCATATTTTACCTTTTTATATTAATAATTTAATTATGTTTATCAAATTCTACTCCTAATTTACCTACCTAAATATATGGagtattttagaattttatttctTAATCACTTATTAGCTTACCACAAAAAATATAAGTTTATTTGCTAAGTCAATAAAAGGTGAGACAATAAGTCGGCTTTCAAGAAATGGTGCCAGAAAAGTGATGGAAGGTTAGACCCACCTGGTAGGAAAAGGAACACTATCTTTTTTAAGTATAGATATAGAGAAGATAGAGATAGAGATTAAGTATAGACAAGAGATAAGAATAGAGATATAGAGATAGAGATAtaaagatagagatagagatagataatTCATTTATAAGCCCAGGCTCATCTGCTACTGGTGAGCAGtagattcaaaaaaactgaaattttcaGGTATCGAAGATGCTCATGTGCGTCAGGTGCGTGTAAAATTTCGTGGTGTTTGGAGATCTGAGGAGCTCATGCTAAAAAAATCATCTTCAACTAGTGTTGTTTTCAAAAGTTTCTGAGAGACACAAAGTTTTCTTTTTTGCGACGACCTCCTCGGTTGTTCAAACATCACCAaatttcaacaatataactatcacacaaagcattattttcatgatccataAGCATAAAAAGTCTGTTACTCTTCACATATGCAaaattattctcatcaatagtagtgggggcAAATTCAATGAAATAACTAGCATGTGACACTTGATTTACATAAAACCAATTGAAcattaaaattatgatgacaagttttatggttatcattactctttatagcatacatgtcatcataataatcatcatagatagtaactttgttgtcataatcaattgaagcAATTTCCAAAGTAGTGGATTCAACATtagaaagtcatgacctctccaaatccaccttTATCACTGTAAAAaaatcaacatcctccaaaatagtgggatcattactaactagagttgacactcttctgaaCCTACTTTTATCATTGTTGTAATCATCATAAAAaggaggcatgatatcatcataataaatttgatcATTAAAAATAGGGGACTAAAAAgatcattttcatcaaacatagcatccccaagtttatggctttgtatatcattagcatcatggatattcataaagtacatactaacaacattgcaatcatgtttatCATTCAAGGAACTCACACCAAACATTACGTTAAATTCTTCTTTTAAAACTTCATAGCAATTGTCGGAATCCATGTTTTCAAGAGAAACTTTATAAAAATAAACAATTTAACACAACTTcacttccattttttgtagttttttcttttataaactaaattagtgAATAAAcaatattcaattgcaagatatgAAGAAAATACCTTCAATCACTCACCTCCctaacaa
The sequence above is a segment of the Triticum dicoccoides isolate Atlit2015 ecotype Zavitan chromosome 1A, WEW_v2.0, whole genome shotgun sequence genome. Coding sequences within it:
- the LOC119275010 gene encoding uncharacterized protein LOC119275010, translated to MLSIFPKLSKQIPFPPVLPSPSRRRLLQHSLLPLLMADPSPSSPTAASAGDALLAPDATLPAAAAPDLDKEFGFQRAELGKEKLAGTVGFHERHVFLCYKGPEEWPSHVEASESDHLPRHLAAAIKARKPNLKKSTKLTICEGGDGTESSLGDVLIFPDMIRYRELTHLDVDNFVEEVLVKDTEWLPGSPEAIKGSFVFVCCHGSRDKRCGVCGPALITRFKEEIEGQGLDGQVAVSACSHVGGHKYAGNVIIFSPDAKGEVTGHWYGYVAPDDVPVLLRQHIGQGEIVGHLWRGQLGLSEEQQKKALELRHATNGLTEEESSAKESPEANGTNGAACNPAPAGGCCQGNGGGLTCCQSDVPEAKQDKNIPAEQNHKSSTTESDKENGAASKKGRMKICRTPTWFETWDRSDTYTTLAVVASAATVFAAFRCYKAMN